In one window of Holophagales bacterium DNA:
- a CDS encoding M20/M25/M40 family metallo-hydrolase: protein MTGRTRARGRLGALVVLFASAAILTRALPAAGPSAAEVEKAAAGITAASAFQTVEVLAAPGMQGRLSGTEGYRKAADWVVSEVRKAGLRPTDDFRDYLQPFTHGLGGVESASLTLLPAEGEKDGKPAEAEVLKDWSPMVNGGSGDVTAEVVFVGFGIDAAAQGRDDYASVDVKGKVVLVLRGEPETGEWKEHRSTIARTLAAARKGAAGLLLVDSPVTSTNVGISRDLPEAMVSEAFADRLLGGKKLTVADLKKVLSKGGTASFGTGREVRFAVKGLPWREVTTHNVVALLPGSDPSVKGEYVVVGAHLDHIGDWPRLNPGADDNASGAATLLEVARAAATLKVRPRRSVVFVWFAAEELGLRGAEQFASHPPKGFEKCVAVLNLDMLGAGNGLYIAGGENFPEIKAAMEAARDRLAPGFGLKAGKIRGEGRADHAPFFEKGIHAVSLFGSGGEHHGYHSPEDTVYFVTPKTMESGGRTVLGAAVALADARP, encoded by the coding sequence GTGACGGGCAGGACGCGCGCCCGCGGGCGGCTGGGCGCGCTCGTCGTCCTCTTCGCTTCCGCGGCCATCCTCACCCGGGCACTGCCGGCGGCGGGGCCCTCGGCTGCCGAGGTCGAGAAGGCTGCTGCCGGGATCACCGCCGCTTCCGCGTTCCAGACCGTAGAGGTCCTCGCGGCGCCCGGCATGCAGGGACGCCTCTCGGGGACCGAAGGGTACCGGAAGGCCGCCGACTGGGTCGTCTCCGAGGTCCGGAAGGCCGGGCTGCGCCCGACCGACGACTTTCGCGACTACCTCCAGCCGTTCACGCACGGACTGGGCGGAGTGGAAAGCGCCAGCCTCACGCTTCTTCCCGCAGAAGGGGAGAAGGACGGAAAGCCCGCCGAGGCGGAGGTCCTGAAGGACTGGTCCCCGATGGTGAACGGAGGCTCCGGGGACGTCACCGCCGAGGTCGTCTTCGTCGGGTTCGGAATCGACGCCGCGGCCCAGGGGCGTGACGACTACGCCAGCGTCGACGTGAAGGGGAAGGTCGTCCTGGTCCTCCGCGGAGAGCCGGAAACCGGGGAGTGGAAAGAGCACCGCTCCACGATCGCCCGCACGCTCGCCGCGGCCCGGAAGGGAGCGGCGGGGCTGCTCCTCGTCGACAGCCCGGTGACCTCCACGAACGTCGGTATCAGCCGCGACCTCCCCGAGGCGATGGTCAGCGAGGCATTCGCCGACCGGCTCCTCGGCGGGAAAAAGCTCACGGTCGCCGACCTGAAGAAGGTCCTGTCGAAGGGGGGCACGGCCTCCTTCGGAACCGGGCGGGAGGTTCGATTCGCCGTGAAGGGCCTGCCGTGGCGGGAGGTGACGACGCACAACGTCGTCGCCCTCCTTCCCGGCTCCGACCCGTCGGTGAAGGGCGAGTACGTCGTCGTCGGCGCGCACCTCGACCACATCGGCGACTGGCCGCGCCTCAACCCGGGCGCGGACGACAACGCTTCGGGCGCGGCCACGCTCCTCGAGGTCGCAAGGGCCGCCGCGACTCTGAAGGTACGGCCCCGGCGGTCCGTCGTCTTCGTCTGGTTCGCCGCCGAGGAGCTCGGGCTCCGCGGGGCGGAGCAGTTCGCGAGCCACCCGCCGAAGGGCTTCGAGAAGTGTGTCGCCGTGCTCAACCTGGACATGCTCGGGGCCGGGAATGGCCTCTATATCGCCGGCGGCGAGAACTTTCCGGAGATCAAGGCCGCGATGGAGGCGGCGCGGGACCGTCTCGCGCCCGGGTTCGGCCTGAAGGCGGGAAAGATCCGCGGCGAGGGACGCGCGGACCACGCGCCCTTCTTCGAGAAGGGGATTCACGCCGTCAGCCTGTTCGGGAGCGGTGGTGAGCACCACGGCTACCACTCCCCCGAAGACACCGTGTACTTCGTGACGCCCAAGACGATGGAGTCCGGCGGACGGACCGTCCTCGGGGCGGCCGTCGCCCTCGCCGACGCCAGGCCCTGA
- a CDS encoding family 10 glycosylhydrolase has translation MSRLAGPGVVLVALLTPVPLSATPPADPPEVRAVWVDAFGPGIRSPEEAEELVLEAKRANLNLLFVQVRRRGDALYTRGVEPPLDAPAYDPRFDALENVIRLAHREGLAVHAWVNAMPVWRNEPPPCDARHLFNRHGPSATGDEMWLTTTPDGATLFPVGTFLDPGHPGVQEYLPRIYANLVREYDLDGIHFDYIRYPETEEALGRGSAVGYNPAALARFRMATGRTGTPEPGDEEWMAWRRRQVSHVVRRVFLEAKALKPRIVVSASVIPWGARPRTRAALPTRRRCSASSRTGTPGSRRGFSTSRSR, from the coding sequence GTGAGTCGTCTCGCAGGCCCCGGTGTCGTCCTGGTCGCCCTCCTTACCCCCGTACCGCTGTCGGCGACGCCTCCCGCCGACCCTCCCGAGGTCCGCGCCGTCTGGGTCGACGCCTTCGGGCCGGGAATCCGCTCGCCGGAGGAGGCCGAGGAGCTCGTCCTCGAGGCGAAGAGGGCGAACCTCAACCTCCTCTTCGTCCAGGTCCGCCGCCGCGGCGACGCCCTCTACACGAGGGGCGTCGAGCCGCCGCTCGACGCGCCGGCCTACGATCCCCGCTTCGACGCCCTCGAGAACGTGATCCGCCTCGCCCACCGCGAGGGGCTCGCGGTCCACGCCTGGGTCAACGCGATGCCGGTCTGGCGAAACGAGCCTCCCCCGTGCGACGCGCGGCACCTCTTCAACCGGCACGGGCCCTCGGCCACGGGCGATGAGATGTGGCTGACGACGACCCCCGACGGCGCGACGCTCTTCCCGGTCGGGACGTTTCTCGACCCCGGCCACCCGGGCGTGCAGGAGTACCTCCCGCGCATCTACGCGAACCTCGTCCGCGAGTACGACCTCGACGGCATCCACTTCGACTACATCCGCTACCCCGAGACCGAAGAAGCCCTCGGGCGCGGCTCGGCGGTCGGCTACAACCCGGCGGCGCTCGCCCGCTTCCGGATGGCGACCGGCCGGACCGGAACGCCGGAGCCCGGCGACGAGGAGTGGATGGCCTGGCGTCGGCGGCAGGTGAGCCACGTCGTGCGGCGCGTCTTCCTCGAGGCGAAGGCGCTGAAGCCGCGGATCGTCGTCAGCGCATCGGTCATCCCGTGGGGCGCCCGCCCGCGGACGAGAGCGGCTTTGCCGACGCGGCGCCGATGCAGCGCGTCTTCCAGGACTGGCACGCCTGGCTCGAGGAGGGGATTCTCGACCTCGCGGTCCCGATGA
- a CDS encoding NAD-dependent epimerase/dehydratase family protein translates to MKDRLSRRDLLALAATSGAALALPRWARAAEAAPAKKKLLILGGTRFLGVALVEAALAKGWELTLFNRGKSNPGLFKGRPLEEIHGDRNVADDVKKLAGRKWDAVIDTSGYFPRQVRSAAEVLAGNVGQYVFISSISVYASPMKAGMDESATVARLAAGTDVDAIKDIGEGNYGALKLLCEEAAEKAMPGKALNIRPGYIVGDRDGSDRFTYWPVRVRKGGEVLVPGSPTDPIQFIDVRDLGDWTIRMVASGTNGVFNATGPKEKLTMGAFLEACRKETGSKATFTWAPEEKLKELGLTPEADFPIWVSTKGEEAGIGDVSIARALNAGLTFRPLGETIRSTLGFWDSLPEERRAKMRAGLVPEKEATTLTALKGKAPAAVPAAEPKK, encoded by the coding sequence ATGAAAGACCGTCTCAGCCGTAGGGATCTCCTGGCCCTGGCCGCAACCTCCGGAGCTGCCCTGGCCCTTCCGCGATGGGCCCGCGCCGCCGAGGCCGCACCCGCGAAGAAGAAGCTGCTCATCCTCGGGGGAACCCGGTTCCTCGGGGTCGCCCTCGTCGAGGCCGCGCTCGCGAAGGGGTGGGAGCTGACCCTTTTCAACCGGGGCAAGTCGAACCCGGGCCTCTTCAAGGGCCGCCCCCTGGAGGAGATCCACGGCGACCGGAACGTCGCGGACGACGTGAAGAAGCTCGCCGGACGGAAGTGGGACGCCGTGATCGACACGTCCGGCTACTTCCCGAGGCAGGTCCGTTCTGCGGCGGAGGTCCTCGCGGGAAACGTCGGGCAGTACGTCTTCATCTCCTCGATCTCGGTCTACGCCTCGCCGATGAAGGCGGGGATGGACGAGAGCGCCACGGTCGCACGCCTCGCCGCGGGAACCGACGTGGACGCCATCAAGGACATCGGCGAGGGGAACTACGGCGCGCTGAAGCTCCTCTGCGAGGAGGCCGCCGAGAAGGCAATGCCGGGCAAGGCGCTCAACATCCGGCCCGGCTACATCGTCGGGGACCGCGACGGGAGCGACCGCTTCACCTACTGGCCGGTCCGCGTCCGGAAGGGGGGAGAGGTCCTGGTCCCGGGGAGCCCGACGGACCCCATCCAGTTCATCGACGTTCGCGATCTGGGAGACTGGACGATCCGGATGGTCGCGTCGGGGACGAACGGCGTCTTCAACGCGACGGGCCCGAAGGAGAAGCTCACGATGGGCGCCTTCCTCGAGGCCTGCCGGAAGGAGACCGGGTCGAAGGCGACGTTCACCTGGGCGCCGGAGGAGAAGCTGAAAGAGCTCGGCCTGACGCCCGAGGCGGACTTCCCGATCTGGGTCTCCACGAAGGGCGAGGAGGCCGGCATCGGCGACGTCTCGATCGCCCGGGCCTTGAATGCGGGGCTGACGTTCCGGCCGCTCGGCGAGACGATCCGCTCGACGCTGGGCTTCTGGGACTCCCTCCCCGAGGAGCGCCGCGCGAAGATGCGCGCCGGCCTCGTTCCCGAGAAGGAGGCCACCACGCTGACCGCGCTGAAGGGGAAGGCCCCGGCGGCCGTGCCGGCGGCGGAGCCGAAGAAGTGA